A window of the Odocoileus virginianus isolate 20LAN1187 ecotype Illinois chromosome 20, Ovbor_1.2, whole genome shotgun sequence genome harbors these coding sequences:
- the PAF1 gene encoding RNA polymerase II-associated factor 1 homolog isoform X2, which produces MAPTIQTQAQREDGHRPNSHRTLPERSGVVCRVKYCNSLPDIPFDPKFITYPFDQNRFVQYKATSLEKQHKHDLLTEPDLGVTIDLINPDTYRIDPNVLLDPADEKLLEEEIQAPTSSKRSQQHAKVVPWMRKTEYISTEFNRYGISNEKPEVKIGVSVKQQFTEEEIYKDRDSQITAIEKTFEDAQKSISQHYSKPRVTPVEVMPVFPDFKMWINPCAQVIFDSDPAPKDTSGAAALEMMSQAMIRGMMDEEGNQFVAYFLPVEETLKKRKRDQEEEMDYAPDDVYDYKIAREYNWNVKNKASKGYEENYFFIFREGDGVYYNELETRVRLSKRRAKAGVQSGTNALLVVKHRDMNEKELEAQEARKAQLENHEPEEEEEEEMETEEKEAGGSDEEREKGSSSEKEGSEDERSGSESEREEGDRDEASDKSGSGEDESSEDEARAARDKEEIFGSDADSEDDADSDDEDRGRVRGSDNDSDSGSDGGGQRSHSRSRSASPFPSGSEHSAQEDGSEAAASDSSEADSDSD; this is translated from the exons ATGGCGCCCACTATCCAGACCCAGGCCCAGCGCGAGGATGGCCACAG GCCCAATTCTCACCGGACTTTGCCTGAGAG GTCTGGAGTGGTCTGCCGAGTCAAGTACTGCAATAGCCTCCCTGACATCCCCTTCGACCCGAAGTTCATCACCTATCCCTTCGACCAGAACAG GTTTGTTCAGTACAAAGCAACTTCCCTGGAAAAACAGCACAAACATGATCTCTTGACTGAGCCAGACCTGGGAGTTACCATTGACCTCATCAACCCTGACACCTACCGCATCGACCCCAATG TACTCCTAGACCCAGCTGATGAGAAGCTTCTGGAAGAGGAGATTCAGGCCCCCACCAGTTCCAAGAG ATCCCAGCAGCATGCGAAGGTGGTGCCGTGGATGCGGAAGACAGAGTACATCTCCACTGAATTCAACCGTTATGGCATTTCCAATGAGAAACCTGAGGTCAA gATTGGGGTTTCTGTGAAGCAGCAATTCACTGAGGAGGAAATATACAAAGACAGGGATAGCCAGATCACAGCTATCGAGAAAACTTTTGAGGATGCCCAGAAATCT ATCTCCCAGCATTATAGCAAGCCCCGAGTGACCCCAGTGGAGGTCATGCCTGTCTTTCCAGATTTTAAG ATGTGGATCAACCCTTGCGCTCAGGTAATTTTTGACTCAGACCCCGCCCCCAAGGACACAAGTGGTGCAGCTGCATTAGAGATGATGTCTCAGGCCATGATCAG GGGCATGATGGATGAGGAAGGGAACCAGTTTGTGGCTTACTTTCTGCCTGTGGAGGAAACACTGAAGAAACGAAAACGGGACCAGGAAGAGGAGATGGATTATGCACCAGATGATGT GTATGACTACAAGATAGCTCGAGAGTACAACTGGAATGTGAAGAACAAGGCTAGCAAAGGCTATGAGGAAAACTACTTCTTTATCTTCCGAGAGGGTGATGGTGTTTACTACAATGAATTGGAGACCAG GGTTCGCCTGAGTAAGCGCCGAGCCAAGGCTGGGGTTCAGTCAGGTACCAACGCCCTGCTTGTGGTCAAACACCGGGACATGAATGAGAAGGAATTAGAAGCCCAG GAGGCACGGAAGGCTCAGCTGGAGAACCATGAAcccgaggaggaagaggaagaggaaatggagacagaagagaaagaagctggGGGCTCAG ATGAGGAACGAGAGAAGGGCAGCAGCAGCGAGAAGGAAGGCAGCGAGGATGAGCGCTCTGGCAGTGAGAGTGAAcgggaggagggagacagggacGAGGCGAGTGACAAGAGTGGCAGTGGCGAGGATGAAAGCAGTGAGGATGAGGCCCGGGCAGCCAGAGACAAAGAGGAGATCTTCGGCAGTGATGCTGATTCGGAGGATGACGCCGACTCTGATGATGAGGACAGAGGACGGGTTCGTGGCAGTGACAATGACTCAGACAGTGGCAGTGATGGGGGTGGCCAGCGGAGCCACAGCCGGAGCCGGAGCGCCAGTCCCTTCCCCAGTGGCAGCGAGCATTCTGCTCAGGAGGATGGCAGTGAAGCTGCAGCTTCTGATTCCAGTGAAGCTGACAGTGACAGTGACTGA
- the PAF1 gene encoding RNA polymerase II-associated factor 1 homolog isoform X1, with protein MAPTIQTQAQREDGHSVCLLPTRPNSHRTLPERSGVVCRVKYCNSLPDIPFDPKFITYPFDQNRFVQYKATSLEKQHKHDLLTEPDLGVTIDLINPDTYRIDPNVLLDPADEKLLEEEIQAPTSSKRSQQHAKVVPWMRKTEYISTEFNRYGISNEKPEVKIGVSVKQQFTEEEIYKDRDSQITAIEKTFEDAQKSISQHYSKPRVTPVEVMPVFPDFKMWINPCAQVIFDSDPAPKDTSGAAALEMMSQAMIRGMMDEEGNQFVAYFLPVEETLKKRKRDQEEEMDYAPDDVYDYKIAREYNWNVKNKASKGYEENYFFIFREGDGVYYNELETRVRLSKRRAKAGVQSGTNALLVVKHRDMNEKELEAQEARKAQLENHEPEEEEEEEMETEEKEAGGSDEEREKGSSSEKEGSEDERSGSESEREEGDRDEASDKSGSGEDESSEDEARAARDKEEIFGSDADSEDDADSDDEDRGRVRGSDNDSDSGSDGGGQRSHSRSRSASPFPSGSEHSAQEDGSEAAASDSSEADSDSD; from the exons ATGGCGCCCACTATCCAGACCCAGGCCCAGCGCGAGGATGGCCACAG TGTCTGTCTCTTACCCACCAGGCCCAATTCTCACCGGACTTTGCCTGAGAG GTCTGGAGTGGTCTGCCGAGTCAAGTACTGCAATAGCCTCCCTGACATCCCCTTCGACCCGAAGTTCATCACCTATCCCTTCGACCAGAACAG GTTTGTTCAGTACAAAGCAACTTCCCTGGAAAAACAGCACAAACATGATCTCTTGACTGAGCCAGACCTGGGAGTTACCATTGACCTCATCAACCCTGACACCTACCGCATCGACCCCAATG TACTCCTAGACCCAGCTGATGAGAAGCTTCTGGAAGAGGAGATTCAGGCCCCCACCAGTTCCAAGAG ATCCCAGCAGCATGCGAAGGTGGTGCCGTGGATGCGGAAGACAGAGTACATCTCCACTGAATTCAACCGTTATGGCATTTCCAATGAGAAACCTGAGGTCAA gATTGGGGTTTCTGTGAAGCAGCAATTCACTGAGGAGGAAATATACAAAGACAGGGATAGCCAGATCACAGCTATCGAGAAAACTTTTGAGGATGCCCAGAAATCT ATCTCCCAGCATTATAGCAAGCCCCGAGTGACCCCAGTGGAGGTCATGCCTGTCTTTCCAGATTTTAAG ATGTGGATCAACCCTTGCGCTCAGGTAATTTTTGACTCAGACCCCGCCCCCAAGGACACAAGTGGTGCAGCTGCATTAGAGATGATGTCTCAGGCCATGATCAG GGGCATGATGGATGAGGAAGGGAACCAGTTTGTGGCTTACTTTCTGCCTGTGGAGGAAACACTGAAGAAACGAAAACGGGACCAGGAAGAGGAGATGGATTATGCACCAGATGATGT GTATGACTACAAGATAGCTCGAGAGTACAACTGGAATGTGAAGAACAAGGCTAGCAAAGGCTATGAGGAAAACTACTTCTTTATCTTCCGAGAGGGTGATGGTGTTTACTACAATGAATTGGAGACCAG GGTTCGCCTGAGTAAGCGCCGAGCCAAGGCTGGGGTTCAGTCAGGTACCAACGCCCTGCTTGTGGTCAAACACCGGGACATGAATGAGAAGGAATTAGAAGCCCAG GAGGCACGGAAGGCTCAGCTGGAGAACCATGAAcccgaggaggaagaggaagaggaaatggagacagaagagaaagaagctggGGGCTCAG ATGAGGAACGAGAGAAGGGCAGCAGCAGCGAGAAGGAAGGCAGCGAGGATGAGCGCTCTGGCAGTGAGAGTGAAcgggaggagggagacagggacGAGGCGAGTGACAAGAGTGGCAGTGGCGAGGATGAAAGCAGTGAGGATGAGGCCCGGGCAGCCAGAGACAAAGAGGAGATCTTCGGCAGTGATGCTGATTCGGAGGATGACGCCGACTCTGATGATGAGGACAGAGGACGGGTTCGTGGCAGTGACAATGACTCAGACAGTGGCAGTGATGGGGGTGGCCAGCGGAGCCACAGCCGGAGCCGGAGCGCCAGTCCCTTCCCCAGTGGCAGCGAGCATTCTGCTCAGGAGGATGGCAGTGAAGCTGCAGCTTCTGATTCCAGTGAAGCTGACAGTGACAGTGACTGA